One window from the genome of Amycolatopsis sp. NBC_01480 encodes:
- a CDS encoding dynamin family protein, with translation MTAPPWLEVLDETLDACRTHGREDLALRLRRRRDRPSGGTRVAVLGFPKQGKGYLVNAVLNAPVCAVGDAPTPAVPVEIGYAAEPAATLVGRADERIPVALERLTGEIGARPTGSLRRVEVGVPRELLSAGLVLIDTPAIGDPRSARTAAALDVLAEADAVILVSDATTPLSPAELALAHHVRTWCPHVLLALTKVDVCPSWRAVAEEDRTALSGAGIDARVLPISATVRQAAAKTGDQELNARSGFPELLSWIAEQVARPADRSNALLAAVSVRAAAAELVETLRTRAEMAVKDAGVDQTTLLHRAQRKADDLRKRNTRWQNLLSDEIADLMSDAEFDLRERTRHIVEVIDETFDRGDPLKVWDEFGPWLDDTLVKAVETNYRWAAERAEWIAQAVAVSFGEQYEQPDLQFVDADAELIGEVRQPRIEAFKIGQKMFTGLRGSYGGVLMFGLITNISMGLGMFNPVSAAAGVAFAAKTISDEGGMRRQRRQAVAKMTAQRHVDDVFLRFSKDCRDAIRGVQRKLRDHFTALADELSEQLAKEREMIIAGSAERERRTARLRGEIERLASLHQRAGELGLLAGRAPRELPA, from the coding sequence GTGACCGCTCCACCTTGGCTCGAAGTGCTCGACGAGACCTTGGACGCCTGCCGGACGCACGGCCGCGAGGACCTGGCCCTACGCCTTCGCCGCCGCCGGGACCGGCCGTCCGGGGGGACCCGGGTTGCCGTGCTCGGCTTTCCGAAGCAGGGCAAGGGGTATCTCGTCAACGCGGTGCTCAACGCGCCGGTCTGCGCGGTCGGTGACGCGCCGACCCCGGCGGTGCCGGTCGAGATCGGTTACGCCGCCGAGCCCGCCGCGACGCTGGTCGGGCGCGCCGATGAGCGCATCCCGGTCGCCCTCGAGCGGCTGACCGGTGAAATCGGCGCGCGGCCCACGGGATCGTTGCGCCGCGTGGAAGTGGGCGTCCCGCGTGAGCTGCTTTCCGCGGGGCTGGTGCTCATCGACACCCCCGCCATCGGCGATCCCCGCTCGGCCCGCACGGCCGCCGCGCTCGACGTACTCGCCGAGGCCGACGCCGTGATCCTCGTTTCCGACGCCACCACGCCGCTCAGCCCGGCCGAGCTGGCGCTGGCCCACCACGTCCGCACCTGGTGCCCGCACGTGCTCCTGGCCCTGACCAAGGTCGACGTCTGCCCGAGCTGGCGCGCGGTCGCCGAGGAGGACCGCACGGCGCTGTCCGGCGCCGGGATCGACGCGCGGGTGCTGCCCATCTCGGCCACAGTCCGCCAGGCGGCGGCGAAAACGGGGGACCAGGAGCTGAATGCCCGCTCCGGTTTCCCGGAACTGCTGTCGTGGATCGCCGAACAGGTCGCGCGGCCCGCGGACCGGTCGAACGCGCTGCTCGCCGCGGTGAGCGTGCGGGCCGCGGCCGCGGAGCTGGTCGAGACGCTGCGCACGCGCGCCGAGATGGCGGTGAAGGACGCCGGCGTCGACCAGACCACCTTGCTGCACCGCGCCCAGCGCAAGGCCGACGACCTGCGCAAGCGCAACACCCGCTGGCAGAACCTGCTGTCCGACGAGATCGCCGACCTGATGTCGGACGCCGAGTTCGACCTGCGCGAGCGGACCCGGCACATCGTCGAGGTGATCGACGAGACCTTCGACCGCGGCGACCCGCTCAAGGTGTGGGACGAGTTCGGGCCGTGGCTCGACGACACGCTCGTCAAGGCCGTGGAGACGAACTACCGCTGGGCCGCCGAGCGGGCGGAGTGGATCGCGCAGGCCGTCGCGGTGAGCTTCGGGGAGCAGTACGAGCAGCCGGACCTGCAGTTCGTCGACGCCGACGCCGAGTTGATCGGCGAGGTCCGCCAGCCGCGCATCGAAGCGTTCAAGATCGGCCAGAAGATGTTCACCGGCCTGCGCGGCTCCTACGGCGGTGTGCTGATGTTCGGCCTGATCACGAACATCAGCATGGGGCTGGGCATGTTCAACCCGGTTTCGGCGGCCGCGGGTGTGGCGTTCGCCGCCAAGACGATCAGCGACGAGGGCGGCATGCGGCGGCAGCGGCGGCAGGCCGTGGCGAAGATGACCGCCCAGCGCCACGTCGATGACGTCTTCCTGCGTTTCAGCAAGGACTGCCGCGACGCGATCCGTGGGGTGCAACGGAAACTGCGGGACCACTTCACCGCGCTGGCGGACGAGCTGTCCGAGCAGCTGGCGAAGGAGCGCGAGATGATCATCGCGGGCTCGGCGGAGCGGGAACGCCGGACTGCCCGGCTGCGGGGGGAGATCGAGCGGCTCGCCTCACTGCACCAGCGCGCCGGGGAACTGGGCCTGCTCGCGGGCCGCGCGCCACGGGAGCTGCCCGCGTGA
- a CDS encoding Gfo/Idh/MocA family protein codes for MRIGVLGAAGIVPSALVKPARGNAEVEVAAIAARDPQRAAEFATKHGIPKVHATYEDLLADPSVDAVYNPTPNGLHGRWTLAALKAGKHVLCEKPFTANADEAAAVARAAAESGLVAMEAFHYRYHPFTLRMEEILASGELGSVLHVETAVSFPLPRFSDIRYSLPLAGGATMDAGCYAVHLARVLAASTPQVVSASAKLHSPGIDRAMTAALQFPTGATGRMHCSLWSSDVLRISARVTCSRGELRAINPVAPQLWHRLSVRGPGGRRVERFPHRPSYDYQLDAFANAVLRDGPVSTPPEDAVETMTVIDGIYRAAGLEPRIPTP; via the coding sequence ATGCGGATCGGAGTGCTGGGAGCAGCCGGGATCGTGCCGAGCGCGCTGGTCAAGCCCGCGCGCGGCAATGCCGAGGTGGAGGTCGCGGCCATCGCGGCGCGCGACCCGCAGCGGGCCGCCGAGTTCGCCACGAAACACGGCATCCCGAAGGTGCACGCGACGTACGAAGACCTCCTCGCGGACCCGTCGGTGGACGCCGTTTACAACCCCACCCCGAACGGTCTCCACGGCCGCTGGACGCTCGCCGCACTGAAGGCGGGCAAGCACGTCCTGTGCGAGAAACCCTTTACTGCCAACGCGGACGAGGCCGCCGCCGTCGCGCGCGCAGCGGCGGAGTCCGGCCTGGTCGCGATGGAGGCGTTCCACTACCGGTATCACCCCTTCACCCTGCGGATGGAGGAGATCCTGGCTTCGGGTGAGCTGGGCTCGGTGCTGCACGTCGAGACCGCGGTGAGCTTCCCGTTGCCCCGCTTCTCCGACATCCGCTACAGCCTCCCGCTGGCCGGCGGCGCGACGATGGACGCGGGTTGTTACGCCGTCCACCTGGCCCGCGTCTTGGCCGCTTCGACGCCGCAAGTGGTTTCCGCGAGCGCGAAGCTCCACTCCCCCGGCATCGACCGTGCGATGACGGCCGCCCTTCAGTTCCCGACCGGCGCCACCGGGCGGATGCACTGCTCCCTGTGGTCGTCCGACGTGCTCCGCATTTCCGCCCGCGTCACCTGCTCCCGGGGCGAGCTGAGGGCGATCAACCCGGTGGCCCCGCAGCTGTGGCACCGCCTTTCGGTCCGGGGCCCGGGCGGCCGGCGCGTCGAACGGTTCCCGCACCGCCCGTCGTACGACTACCAGCTGGACGCGTTCGCGAACGCGGTGCTGCGCGACGGCCCGGTGAGCACTCCGCCGGAAGACGCCGTGGAGACGATGACGGTGATCGACGGGATCTACCGCGCCGCCGGCCTCGAGCCGCGAATCCCTACGCCGTAA
- a CDS encoding TIGR03618 family F420-dependent PPOX class oxidoreductase, with the protein MKIDLTDRGEDFRLFWTERRLASLTTVRPDGTPHVVAVGVTVDFETGIARVITFDGSHKAKLVRAAGEAGVAAAVCQLEGPRWSTLEGRMTLKDDPASVTDAENRYAARYRQPKPNPQRVVLEIAVRRVLGNA; encoded by the coding sequence ATGAAGATCGACCTCACGGACCGCGGCGAGGACTTCCGCCTGTTCTGGACCGAACGCCGCCTGGCCAGCCTCACCACGGTCCGGCCCGACGGGACCCCGCACGTCGTCGCCGTCGGGGTCACCGTCGACTTCGAGACGGGCATCGCCCGGGTCATCACGTTCGACGGCTCGCACAAGGCGAAGCTCGTCCGCGCGGCCGGGGAGGCCGGCGTCGCCGCCGCCGTCTGCCAGCTGGAGGGGCCGCGCTGGTCCACTTTGGAGGGACGCATGACGCTCAAGGACGATCCGGCGTCGGTCACGGACGCGGAAAACCGTTACGCCGCCCGGTATCGCCAGCCCAAGCCGAACCCGCAGCGAGTGGTGCTGGAGATCGCCGTCCGGCGCGTGCTCGGCAACGCCTGA
- a CDS encoding TetR/AcrR family transcriptional regulator, producing the protein MAQATGVTRPGGRTARTREAVHAATRELLAESEDGTVEIAEVAARSGVHVATIYRRWRTAEGLVIDTIVDELATRSPLPATGDLRADLLTWATKLLDGLRKPVQLTLARAMIRAGEAGEQGSDDVARFSEPRIREIEAMLKASDTTAIGWRDVFEMVLAPAYLYALISSPLDPAADAARLVDNLLAVRDQRAAAG; encoded by the coding sequence ATGGCGCAGGCGACAGGGGTGACCCGACCCGGCGGGCGGACTGCCCGCACCCGCGAGGCCGTGCACGCGGCAACCCGCGAGCTGCTGGCCGAATCCGAGGACGGCACGGTCGAGATCGCCGAGGTGGCGGCCCGGTCCGGGGTGCACGTCGCGACGATCTACCGGCGCTGGCGCACTGCTGAGGGCCTGGTCATCGACACGATCGTCGACGAGCTGGCCACCCGCTCACCGCTGCCCGCGACCGGCGACCTGCGCGCCGACCTGCTCACCTGGGCCACCAAGCTGCTCGACGGCCTCCGCAAGCCGGTCCAGCTGACCCTGGCCCGCGCGATGATCCGGGCGGGCGAGGCCGGCGAACAGGGCTCGGACGACGTCGCCCGGTTCTCCGAGCCCCGCATCCGCGAGATCGAGGCCATGCTGAAGGCCAGCGACACGACCGCGATCGGCTGGCGCGACGTCTTCGAGATGGTGCTCGCCCCGGCGTACCTCTACGCGCTGATCTCCAGCCCGCTGGACCCGGCCGCCGACGCCGCCCGCCTGGTCGACAACCTCCTGGCCGTGCGCGACCAGCGCGCCGCGGCCGGCTGA
- a CDS encoding FAD-dependent monooxygenase yields MARALVVGGGIAGDTLALLLERDGWAVTVAEIAPAPRKGGQTVDLRGDSREVLAQAGLLEQALGCLIPQAGAAWITARGWRLAAMPVEAFGGQGLVSKEELLRTDLARIIHDAAGPGVTHRFGETVEALQDRGNRVLARFRTGGEEEFDLVVGADGAHSKVRALRFGPEEAYRKPLSLAHAWFTITEKPGTPRLDGWFLMHNAPGGRSVKARPGHPGQQEVGLTFAAAGTLPSRHDREAQIALLERTFAGVGWRAKEFLAAARDADDFALDTFDQVHMPRWHDGHVVLLGDSAWSSSPLSGLGTALALRGAAELAAALRAHSGADAVPAALAAFEAAMRPRVTSAQQLPPGRVAAAAPKTRRGIWLNAFVMRAIQSRTLRPLVRRAFAGSGHGRAAKNPSAQAKTAAAG; encoded by the coding sequence ATGGCACGTGCACTGGTCGTCGGTGGGGGAATCGCGGGGGACACGCTCGCCCTGTTGCTGGAGCGGGACGGCTGGGCGGTGACAGTGGCCGAGATCGCCCCGGCCCCGCGCAAGGGCGGCCAGACCGTGGACCTGCGCGGCGACAGCCGCGAGGTGCTGGCACAGGCGGGCCTGCTGGAGCAGGCGCTCGGCTGCCTGATACCGCAGGCCGGGGCGGCGTGGATCACCGCGCGCGGATGGCGGCTGGCCGCGATGCCGGTGGAGGCGTTCGGCGGCCAGGGCCTGGTGTCGAAGGAGGAGCTGCTGCGCACCGACCTCGCCCGGATCATCCACGACGCGGCCGGCCCCGGCGTGACCCACCGCTTCGGCGAAACCGTGGAAGCGCTCCAGGACCGGGGAAATCGCGTGCTGGCCCGGTTCCGCACCGGCGGCGAGGAGGAGTTCGACCTGGTGGTCGGCGCGGACGGCGCGCACTCCAAGGTGCGCGCGCTGCGGTTCGGCCCCGAGGAGGCGTACCGCAAGCCGCTGAGCCTCGCGCACGCCTGGTTCACCATCACCGAAAAGCCCGGCACACCCCGGCTGGACGGCTGGTTCCTGATGCACAACGCGCCCGGCGGCCGTTCGGTCAAGGCTCGGCCGGGCCACCCCGGCCAGCAGGAGGTCGGCCTGACTTTCGCCGCCGCCGGGACGCTGCCGTCCCGCCACGACCGCGAGGCCCAGATCGCCTTGCTGGAGCGCACTTTCGCCGGCGTCGGCTGGCGCGCGAAGGAATTCCTGGCCGCGGCGCGCGACGCCGACGATTTCGCCCTGGACACGTTCGACCAGGTGCACATGCCTCGTTGGCACGACGGTCACGTGGTCCTGCTCGGCGACAGCGCCTGGTCCTCCAGTCCCCTCAGCGGGCTCGGCACCGCGCTGGCCCTGCGTGGCGCGGCCGAACTGGCGGCCGCGCTGCGCGCACACTCCGGTGCCGACGCCGTGCCCGCCGCGCTGGCGGCGTTCGAGGCGGCGATGCGCCCTCGTGTCACCTCCGCGCAGCAGCTCCCGCCCGGCCGGGTGGCCGCCGCGGCCCCGAAAACCAGGCGGGGCATCTGGCTCAACGCCTTTGTCATGCGCGCCATCCAGTCTCGGACCCTGCGCCCGCTGGTCAGGCGAGCCTTCGCCGGCTCCGGGCACGGCCGCGCCGCGAAAAACCCGTCAGCGCAGGCGAAAACGGCCGCGGCGGGGTAA
- a CDS encoding amino acid ABC transporter permease, which produces MAEAEPLPIVRLKHWGRWVSAVVILALLVLLGFALAQAQIEWGSVPDFVFYRVMALGLLNTVVLAVISQAVAIVLGILIALLRRSANPVAKWFAAAYIWLFRGLPVLLQILIWYNLALIFPTISIPLPFGGYLLHEQTNVLISAFTAALLGLALNESAYMAEIVRAGLNSVDSGQTEAAKSIGMTPGATLRRVVLPQAMRVIIPPTGNDFINMLKGTSMASVIGVTELIHAANNISSNNLLVMETLIAAAVWYMVVVTVAGVGQHYLERAFGASDRGPASRVGKALRGVPLVRSARV; this is translated from the coding sequence ATGGCGGAAGCTGAGCCGCTGCCGATCGTCCGGCTGAAGCACTGGGGGCGCTGGGTCAGCGCCGTGGTCATCCTCGCGCTGCTGGTACTGCTCGGGTTCGCGCTCGCGCAGGCCCAGATCGAGTGGGGCTCGGTGCCGGACTTCGTGTTCTACCGCGTGATGGCGCTGGGCCTGCTCAACACCGTGGTGCTCGCGGTGATCTCGCAGGCGGTGGCGATCGTGCTCGGCATCCTGATCGCGTTGCTGCGCCGCAGCGCGAACCCGGTGGCGAAGTGGTTCGCGGCGGCCTACATCTGGCTGTTCCGCGGCTTGCCGGTGCTGCTGCAGATCCTGATCTGGTACAACCTCGCGCTGATCTTCCCGACCATCTCGATCCCGCTGCCGTTCGGCGGCTACCTGCTCCACGAGCAGACGAACGTGCTGATCAGCGCGTTCACCGCGGCCTTGCTCGGGCTGGCGCTCAACGAAAGCGCGTACATGGCCGAGATCGTCCGCGCCGGGCTGAACAGTGTCGACAGTGGACAGACGGAGGCGGCCAAGTCGATCGGCATGACCCCGGGCGCCACGCTGCGCCGCGTGGTGCTGCCGCAGGCCATGCGCGTGATCATCCCGCCCACCGGCAACGACTTCATCAACATGCTCAAGGGCACGTCGATGGCGTCGGTGATCGGCGTGACCGAGCTGATCCACGCGGCCAACAACATCTCGTCCAACAACCTGCTGGTGATGGAGACGCTGATCGCGGCCGCGGTCTGGTACATGGTGGTGGTCACCGTCGCGGGCGTCGGCCAGCACTACCTGGAACGCGCGTTCGGCGCCTCGGACCGGGGTCCGGCGTCACGCGTGGGCAAGGCGTTGCGGGGAGTTCCGCTGGTGAGGAGTGCCCGTGTCTGA
- a CDS encoding amino acid ABC transporter ATP-binding protein, which translates to MSEPLLRAVGVRKSYGHTEVLKGIDLEVHKGQVVCLLGPSGAGKSTFLRCLNHLETIDAGQVWVDGEPIGFKLRGGKLYELREADVARQRRDIGMVFQRFNLFGHRTALENVVEGPIRVLGVKPDQARADALELLDRVGLAHRADAFPAQLSGGQQQRVAIARSLAMKPKLMLFDEPTSALDPELVGEVLAVMGTLAREGMTMVVVTHEMAFAAEAADEVVFLADGAVVETGPPDKVLKAPEHERTRQFLARVLS; encoded by the coding sequence GTGTCTGAACCACTGCTGCGTGCCGTGGGTGTGCGCAAGAGCTACGGGCACACGGAGGTGCTGAAAGGCATCGACCTGGAAGTCCACAAGGGACAGGTCGTCTGCCTGCTCGGGCCTTCGGGCGCGGGAAAGAGCACGTTCCTGCGCTGCCTGAACCACCTGGAGACGATCGACGCCGGGCAGGTGTGGGTCGACGGCGAGCCGATCGGCTTCAAGCTGCGCGGCGGGAAGCTGTACGAGCTGCGCGAGGCCGACGTCGCCCGCCAGCGCCGTGACATCGGCATGGTGTTCCAGCGGTTCAACCTGTTCGGCCACCGGACGGCGCTGGAGAACGTCGTCGAGGGGCCGATCCGGGTGCTCGGGGTGAAACCGGACCAGGCGCGCGCGGACGCCCTCGAGCTGCTGGACCGCGTCGGCCTCGCGCACCGCGCCGACGCCTTTCCGGCTCAGCTTTCGGGCGGGCAGCAGCAACGGGTCGCGATCGCGCGTTCGCTCGCGATGAAGCCGAAGCTGATGCTGTTCGACGAGCCGACGTCGGCGCTCGACCCGGAGCTGGTGGGGGAGGTGCTCGCGGTGATGGGTACGTTGGCGCGGGAGGGGATGACGATGGTGGTCGTGACACACGAGATGGCCTTCGCCGCCGAGGCCGCCGACGAGGTGGTGTTCCTCGCCGACGGCGCGGTGGTCGAGACCGGCCCGCCGGACAAGGTGCTGAAGGCGCCGGAGCACGAGCGCACCCGCCAGTTCCTCGCGCGGGTCCTGTCGTGA
- a CDS encoding IniB N-terminal domain-containing protein, which produces MDPVQTLHDFTLNLLGDPTALASFGQDPQAALAAAGLGDISAADVHEVMPLVLDYVPVDNLAALGNLPQAGDLTGALSDGPQGAIEQLQALTASFGLPAVDVPSLPAVPELPTLPVVGDLPVGDLPLGALPALPALPAVSGASLPAVPALPGVPALPGLGEVQNTLAGVTALTQSPAGSFSFGNDLSNGLDSDAVSKASGLAEGAASQVQHLGGDVVGAVEHASPVDLSGLTSQVPDVAGLTSHAPDISGLTSQLPDVSGATAPVGDLAGHLTQAGGGIAGHVSDLAGHLTEPVGHLGGTLSPAGLEHAAGSLVHGVQSAVPTPDLGARSDTGTDAVHSGTDAVHSGTDAGVGAVHDTVSTVTAPLHDALGDVGLHAGVESQHGGGDLHISL; this is translated from the coding sequence ATGGATCCGGTGCAGACCCTGCACGATTTCACGCTCAACCTGCTCGGCGACCCCACCGCGCTCGCGTCGTTCGGCCAGGACCCGCAGGCCGCGCTGGCCGCCGCCGGCCTCGGTGACATCAGTGCCGCCGACGTGCACGAGGTCATGCCGCTCGTGCTCGACTACGTGCCGGTCGACAACCTGGCCGCGCTCGGCAACCTGCCGCAGGCGGGCGACCTCACCGGGGCCCTGTCCGACGGCCCGCAGGGCGCGATCGAGCAGCTCCAGGCGCTGACCGCGTCCTTCGGCCTGCCCGCCGTCGACGTTCCGTCGCTGCCGGCCGTGCCCGAGCTGCCGACCCTCCCGGTCGTGGGCGACCTGCCCGTGGGCGACCTGCCCCTCGGCGCGCTCCCGGCCCTGCCCGCGCTGCCGGCCGTGTCGGGCGCGAGCCTGCCCGCGGTCCCGGCGCTGCCGGGTGTGCCGGCGCTTCCCGGCCTCGGCGAGGTGCAGAACACCCTCGCCGGTGTCACCGCGCTCACGCAGAGCCCGGCCGGCTCGTTCTCCTTCGGCAACGACCTGTCCAACGGCCTCGACTCCGACGCCGTCTCGAAGGCCAGCGGCCTCGCCGAGGGCGCGGCTTCGCAGGTCCAGCACCTCGGCGGCGACGTCGTCGGCGCGGTCGAGCACGCCTCCCCGGTCGACCTCAGCGGCCTGACCTCGCAGGTGCCCGACGTGGCCGGCCTGACCTCGCACGCGCCGGACATCAGCGGCCTCACCTCGCAGCTGCCGGACGTCAGCGGCGCCACCGCGCCGGTCGGCGACCTGGCCGGTCACCTGACCCAGGCCGGCGGCGGCATCGCGGGCCACGTCAGCGACCTGGCCGGCCACCTCACCGAGCCGGTCGGCCACCTGGGCGGGACGCTCAGCCCGGCCGGCCTGGAGCACGCCGCCGGCAGCCTGGTCCACGGCGTGCAGTCGGCCGTGCCGACGCCGGACCTCGGCGCGCGGTCCGACACCGGCACGGACGCGGTCCACTCCGGGACCGACGCGGTGCACAGCGGCACCGACGCCGGTGTCGGCGCGGTGCACGACACCGTCTCCACGGTGACGGCCCCGCTGCACGACGCGCTGGGCGACGTCGGCCTCCACGCCGGTGTCGAGTCGCAGCACGGCGGCGGCGACCTGCACATTTCCCTCTGA
- a CDS encoding ABC transporter substrate-binding protein → MPSPSRTRAWQAALLGGALVLVTAACGGGPDGAGGSPAAGNSPSAIPDNTALITAVKADPQLTAALPPAVAQAKTLHLASNIQSAPNNFYSADGKTPIGYEVDLAKAVGAKLGVTVAYQDMAFGSLITSLQSGRVDLTMAAMNDTKERQQQIDFVDYFSSGITIMVAKGNPDGITGPDTLCGKNVAVVQGTSHQKFAAAQSEKCTQAGKPAITVTATDSDTQNQNQLRTRRVAAILNDLPSAVYISRTAGEGKFFEVVPGQPIEGGPYGIGFTKANTKLRDAVKQALQSLITDGTYGKILQSWGVEQGAVKEAAVNGGS, encoded by the coding sequence ATGCCGTCGCCGTCCCGTACCCGCGCCTGGCAGGCCGCCCTGCTGGGTGGCGCCCTCGTCCTGGTCACCGCCGCCTGCGGGGGTGGTCCCGACGGCGCCGGCGGGTCGCCGGCCGCGGGGAACAGCCCGTCCGCCATCCCGGACAACACCGCGCTGATCACCGCCGTCAAGGCCGACCCGCAGCTCACGGCCGCGCTGCCGCCCGCCGTCGCGCAGGCCAAGACGCTGCACCTGGCGTCCAACATCCAGTCGGCGCCGAACAACTTCTACTCGGCCGACGGCAAAACGCCGATCGGCTACGAGGTGGACCTGGCCAAGGCGGTCGGCGCGAAGCTCGGTGTGACCGTGGCGTACCAGGACATGGCGTTCGGCTCGCTGATCACCAGCCTGCAGTCCGGCCGGGTCGATCTGACCATGGCCGCGATGAACGACACCAAGGAGCGCCAGCAGCAGATCGACTTCGTCGACTACTTCTCCTCCGGCATCACGATCATGGTGGCCAAGGGCAATCCCGACGGCATCACCGGGCCGGACACCCTGTGCGGCAAGAACGTCGCCGTCGTCCAGGGCACCAGCCACCAGAAGTTCGCCGCCGCGCAGAGCGAGAAGTGCACGCAGGCGGGCAAGCCGGCGATCACCGTCACGGCCACCGACAGCGACACGCAGAACCAGAACCAGCTGCGCACCCGCCGCGTCGCCGCGATCCTCAACGACCTGCCGAGCGCCGTCTACATCTCGCGCACGGCGGGCGAGGGCAAGTTCTTCGAGGTCGTGCCCGGCCAGCCGATCGAGGGCGGCCCGTACGGCATCGGCTTCACCAAGGCCAACACGAAGCTGCGCGACGCCGTGAAGCAGGCGCTGCAGTCGCTGATCACCGACGGCACCTACGGCAAGATCCTCCAGTCCTGGGGTGTCGAGCAGGGCGCGGTGAAGGAGGCGGCCGTCAATGGCGGAAGCTGA
- a CDS encoding GTPase, with amino-acid sequence MTEDVRGLLADAFSLYRDSPRAAGLLREALEHLEQPLRVGITGAAGTGKSTLAAALGDWPTRALRDLALIDDPAPGTLTDATVRLFRHLEPDELAAALPTPRSAFARQTAVDTVLVLARADEMGAGRIDALLTAKQLARRAWREDPLCSGSQGVIAVAGQLAYGAHAFDDDEFELLAAFAAVPREELERYLISVDSFTDPAFPGPVSVDTRRSLVSRFGLFGVRLALTLIRTGSDSQMKLSAELVRRSGLGELRDTIAGCFAARADALKARTAVIRLETVLQAEPRPHGDRLAARVERFAATAHDFRELRLIADIRGGRTALTGEPAEEAVQLLGAQGTAPEERLGLAPDADPREVYAAGIDAVRRWRHEAERPDRPPAERAAAHVVVRSAEGLLALFA; translated from the coding sequence GTGACCGAGGATGTCCGCGGCCTGCTGGCCGACGCTTTTTCGCTCTACCGCGACAGTCCGCGCGCGGCCGGGCTGCTGCGCGAGGCGCTGGAGCACCTCGAACAGCCGCTGCGCGTCGGCATCACCGGCGCGGCCGGCACCGGGAAGTCGACGCTCGCGGCGGCGCTCGGCGACTGGCCGACGCGGGCGTTGCGCGATCTCGCGCTGATCGACGACCCGGCGCCGGGCACGCTCACCGATGCCACCGTCCGGCTGTTCCGGCACCTCGAGCCGGACGAGCTGGCGGCGGCGCTTCCCACGCCGCGGTCGGCGTTCGCGCGCCAGACGGCTGTGGACACGGTCCTGGTGCTCGCGCGCGCCGATGAGATGGGCGCGGGCCGTATCGACGCGCTTCTCACCGCGAAGCAGCTCGCACGGCGCGCGTGGCGCGAAGACCCGCTGTGCAGCGGTTCCCAGGGCGTGATCGCCGTCGCCGGTCAGCTCGCGTACGGGGCGCACGCGTTCGACGACGACGAGTTCGAGCTGCTGGCCGCGTTCGCCGCCGTGCCGCGCGAAGAGCTGGAGCGGTACCTGATTTCGGTGGACTCCTTCACCGATCCGGCATTCCCGGGCCCGGTGTCGGTGGACACGCGGCGCTCGCTCGTGTCGCGCTTCGGGCTCTTCGGCGTACGGCTGGCGCTCACCCTGATCCGCACGGGCTCCGACAGCCAGATGAAGCTCTCCGCGGAACTGGTGCGCCGCAGCGGGTTGGGTGAGCTTCGTGACACGATTGCCGGCTGCTTCGCCGCGCGCGCCGACGCGTTGAAGGCGCGCACCGCGGTGATCCGGCTGGAAACCGTGCTGCAGGCCGAACCCCGCCCGCACGGCGACCGGCTGGCCGCGCGCGTCGAGCGATTCGCCGCCACCGCGCACGACTTCCGCGAGCTGCGCCTGATCGCCGACATCCGCGGCGGCCGGACCGCGCTGACCGGCGAGCCGGCGGAGGAGGCGGTGCAGCTGCTGGGCGCGCAGGGCACGGCGCCGGAGGAACGGCTGGGCCTCGCCCCCGACGCCGACCCGCGCGAGGTCTACGCCGCGGGCATCGACGCCGTCCGCCGCTGGCGCCACGAAGCCGAGCGCCCGGACCGCCCGCCGGCCGAGCGCGCCGCCGCACACGTGGTGGTGCGCAGCGCGGAGGGCTTGCTGGCGCTGTTCGCCTGA